In the Candidatus Eisenbacteria bacterium genome, one interval contains:
- a CDS encoding DUF885 domain-containing protein gives MRDSIGANRLAGAALAIAIAAFVAPAASVAAAASGAPATAIPPGEPAFANLERRAIGRLAASDPVAASMAGLHEYDGLLPDYAPAAVRRDARALGALWREVRAMRPSDLSRERRLDRELLAGLLEARLRVLEVERAHVHSPAMYATVVQTAVEVLLVHPYGPRERQVRLMIARLHAVPRLLGQAKANLARPPALGCAIADRQLQEFPSLLQASLPRWAGGAPKALRDSLQAAIVAASDGISGYREKLDDLGEQGGNDYALGEANYTWRLRHVFGLDLDGPRLAELGERWFGEIRAGMASLEARRRELNVTDPPPVRAPQGFTREQLLASYRAEVDSMREFVRRRRLVTIPADIGPMVLVPTPASMRATTPGQAMQPPLPLDTTTVSTYYLGSALPDTLTPANRDNLYNGMLNRRLRGGALHEGYPGHHLQLSIAKRRGSLTRRFCQDNTLVEGWALYCEELMGRHGVYGSDSLRWLPRVLGGMRFRAARVLIDAKLHCGRMTYEEAVVLMKGVSRDTSTVASEVSRYVIDPTQPMSYLLGKSMILALKDEVRRREGRAFSERKFHDRLLSYGSIPVAWIARDWIGRVPAPDRIRDLTPMGATAK, from the coding sequence ATGCGAGACAGCATCGGGGCGAACCGGCTGGCCGGAGCGGCATTGGCCATCGCGATCGCGGCCTTCGTCGCGCCCGCGGCCTCCGTCGCAGCCGCGGCCTCTGGTGCGCCCGCCACGGCCATCCCACCGGGGGAGCCCGCCTTCGCGAACCTGGAGCGCAGGGCGATCGGCCGTCTTGCGGCTTCCGACCCCGTCGCCGCCTCCATGGCCGGGCTGCACGAGTACGACGGCCTGCTGCCCGACTACGCCCCGGCCGCCGTCCGCCGCGACGCGCGGGCCCTCGGGGCCCTGTGGCGCGAGGTGCGCGCCATGCGGCCGTCGGACCTCTCGCGCGAGCGGCGGCTCGACCGCGAGCTGCTGGCCGGCCTGCTGGAGGCCCGTCTGCGGGTGCTGGAAGTGGAGCGCGCCCACGTCCATTCCCCCGCCATGTACGCCACCGTGGTGCAGACCGCGGTGGAGGTCCTGCTGGTGCATCCCTACGGGCCGCGCGAGCGCCAGGTGCGGCTCATGATCGCGCGCCTGCACGCCGTGCCCCGGCTCCTGGGGCAGGCCAAGGCCAACCTCGCCCGCCCGCCGGCGCTGGGTTGCGCCATCGCCGACCGCCAGCTGCAGGAATTCCCTTCGCTGCTGCAGGCCTCGCTGCCGCGATGGGCCGGGGGCGCCCCGAAGGCTCTGCGAGACAGCCTGCAGGCGGCCATCGTGGCGGCGTCCGACGGCATTTCCGGATACCGGGAGAAGCTGGATGACCTCGGGGAGCAGGGAGGGAACGACTACGCCCTGGGCGAGGCGAACTACACCTGGCGGCTCCGCCACGTCTTCGGCCTGGACCTGGACGGTCCGCGGCTGGCTGAGCTGGGGGAACGCTGGTTCGGCGAGATCCGGGCCGGGATGGCGTCGCTCGAAGCCCGTCGCCGCGAGTTGAACGTGACCGACCCGCCGCCCGTCCGGGCGCCACAGGGTTTCACCCGCGAACAACTGCTGGCTTCCTACCGCGCCGAAGTGGACTCCATGCGCGAGTTCGTGCGCCGGCGACGGCTGGTGACCATTCCCGCCGACATCGGACCGATGGTGCTGGTGCCCACGCCCGCGAGCATGCGCGCCACCACCCCGGGCCAGGCGATGCAGCCGCCGCTGCCGCTGGACACCACCACCGTCAGCACCTACTACCTGGGCAGCGCGCTGCCCGACACGCTGACCCCGGCCAACCGGGACAATCTGTACAACGGCATGCTCAACCGCCGGCTGCGCGGCGGCGCGCTGCACGAGGGCTACCCGGGGCATCATCTGCAGCTCAGCATCGCCAAGCGCCGCGGCTCGCTCACGCGCCGCTTCTGCCAGGACAACACCCTGGTGGAAGGCTGGGCGCTCTACTGCGAGGAGCTGATGGGACGCCACGGGGTCTATGGCTCCGACAGCCTCCGGTGGCTGCCCCGCGTGCTCGGCGGCATGCGCTTCCGGGCGGCGCGGGTGCTGATCGACGCGAAGCTGCACTGCGGGCGCATGACCTACGAGGAAGCGGTGGTCCTGATGAAGGGCGTGAGCCGCGACACCTCCACGGTGGCCTCGGAAGTGTCGCGCTACGTGATCGACCCCACGCAGCCCATGAGCTACCTGCTGGGCAAGAGCATGATCCTGGCGCTCAAGGACGAGGTGCGCCGCCGCGAGGGCCGCGCCTTCTCGGAGCGCAAGTTCCACGACCGGCTGCTATCCTACGGTTCCATCCCGGTGGCCTGGATCGCCCGCGACTGGATCGGGCGGGTCCCGGCGCCGGACCGGATCCGCGACCTTACGCCCATGGGAGCCACCGCCAAATGA
- a CDS encoding outer membrane beta-barrel protein, with translation MMRTTRTRPFRGPALAAVPALLILVALAALPVRSAAQSASAMTRPLMFGVGGGVTVPVSDVKSAFKTGMNLKAFARLKVPGLPFSARAEVGLQRFNLDSASVHVSGDQQLISGLAMAQWDFISLGPVHPYLIAGLGAYSVKTSHEGEGEGSETSTRFGINGGAGVTVALGRISLFAEGRVDNVYTDRGVIDTKTIRYVPVTFGILF, from the coding sequence ATGATGCGAACCACCCGAACCAGACCCTTCCGCGGGCCGGCTCTTGCCGCGGTCCCGGCCCTGCTGATCCTGGTCGCACTCGCGGCCCTGCCCGTGCGCAGCGCGGCGCAGTCGGCATCGGCCATGACGCGACCGCTGATGTTCGGCGTGGGCGGGGGAGTGACCGTGCCGGTCTCCGACGTGAAGTCCGCGTTCAAGACCGGGATGAACCTCAAGGCGTTCGCGCGTCTCAAGGTGCCGGGCCTGCCGTTCTCCGCCCGCGCCGAGGTGGGGCTGCAGCGCTTCAATCTGGACAGCGCCAGCGTGCACGTTTCCGGGGACCAGCAGTTGATCTCGGGGCTGGCGATGGCCCAGTGGGACTTCATTTCGCTCGGGCCGGTGCACCCCTATCTGATCGCCGGACTGGGGGCCTACAGCGTGAAGACCTCGCACGAGGGCGAGGGCGAAGGATCCGAAACCAGCACCCGGTTCGGGATCAACGGAGGAGCGGGAGTGACCGTGGCCCTGGGGCGTATTTCGCTGTTCGCGGAGGGGCGGGTGGACAACGTCTACACGGACCGGGGGGTGATCGACACCAAGACCATCCGGTACGTCCCGGTCACCTTCGGGATCCTGTTCTAG
- a CDS encoding dimethylargininase, with protein sequence MRIAITREISAALARCELTHLERREIDLPLARRQHADYERALESLGCRVVRLPQDPDLPDSVFVEDVAVVLGELAVLTRPGAPSRRGETPAVEAALRPYRRLRRIEEPGTLDGGDVLVVGPHVYVGDTGRTNRAGFVQLRDLLGPLGYSVARVAVRGCLHLKSAVTRVARDLLLLNPERVEAEAFPGLRAVAVDPEEPAAANALLVGGSVIFPGEFPRTRGRLQEAGVDVVTVAASELAKAEGAVTCCSLVLEIPATSAPI encoded by the coding sequence GTGCGCATCGCCATCACCCGCGAGATCAGCGCGGCGCTGGCACGCTGCGAGCTGACCCACCTCGAGCGGCGGGAAATCGACCTGCCCCTGGCCCGGCGGCAGCATGCCGACTACGAACGCGCCCTGGAATCGCTGGGCTGCCGGGTGGTCCGGCTGCCGCAGGACCCCGATCTCCCCGACTCGGTGTTCGTGGAGGACGTCGCGGTGGTGCTCGGGGAGCTGGCGGTGCTGACCCGCCCGGGCGCCCCGAGCCGACGCGGCGAAACCCCGGCGGTGGAGGCGGCGCTGCGTCCGTACCGCCGGCTGCGGCGGATCGAGGAACCCGGCACCCTGGACGGGGGCGATGTGCTGGTCGTGGGCCCGCACGTCTACGTGGGGGACACCGGCCGGACCAACCGCGCGGGTTTCGTGCAGCTGCGCGACCTGCTGGGGCCGCTGGGCTATTCGGTCGCGCGGGTCGCGGTGCGCGGCTGCCTGCACCTGAAATCGGCCGTCACCCGCGTGGCGCGCGACCTGCTGCTGCTCAACCCCGAACGCGTGGAGGCGGAGGCCTTCCCGGGCCTGCGCGCGGTAGCCGTGGACCCGGAGGAGCCGGCCGCGGCCAACGCGCTGCTGGTGGGAGGCTCGGTGATCTTCCCCGGGGAGTTTCCGAGGACACGGGGGCGACTGCAGGAGGCGGGCGTGGACGTGGTCACGGTGGCCGCCTCGGAGCTGGCCAAGGCGGAAGGCGCGGTTACCTGCTGCAGCCTGGTCCTTGAAATCCCGGCCACTTCCGCGCCGATTTGA
- a CDS encoding YcaQ family DNA glycosylase, producing MPDFPRRAATALFLERQHLDRPRARRLTGTSLARFARDTGGLQLDSVNVLDRAHYLTAWSRFGVFDRGSFDRLAYRRRVLFEYWAHCACLVPRGDYPAWRRAMFDHPVRTDAWARWGRSARAKRLLGEIQAEIARRGPLGSSDFEHARDTRGTWWDWKPAAHALHFLWLSGSLLVHSRRNFERRMDLAARVLPEAASEACMSAAEFPMWHIRRSLHAMGAATETDLRMYMSFPRLPAPARRAALRAMLETGEVIEVGIEPGPDAAAATPHPGRRSPPLRWYLLAEDVPALEAASRRRRPSTGTTLLAPFDSLLWHRERVLRLFDFDYRVEIYVPAQKRRYGYYVLPILHDGRMIGRLDAKNHRAERRLEVRSLHFEPGFGRVPEVGRGAGRARAGAADVDPALAGLAGALHSLREFLGADRVSLGAACAGAWSPALRTHLRAAPTGPRPDARDLPGE from the coding sequence GTGCCTGACTTTCCCCGTCGCGCGGCCACCGCGCTGTTTCTTGAACGCCAGCACCTGGACCGCCCCCGCGCGCGCCGCCTGACCGGCACCAGCCTGGCGCGGTTCGCCCGGGACACCGGCGGCCTGCAGCTCGATTCGGTCAACGTGCTCGACCGCGCCCACTACCTCACCGCGTGGAGCCGCTTCGGCGTCTTCGACCGCGGGAGCTTCGACCGCCTGGCCTACCGGCGGCGCGTCCTGTTCGAGTACTGGGCGCACTGCGCGTGCCTGGTGCCGCGCGGGGACTATCCCGCGTGGCGCCGGGCGATGTTCGACCACCCGGTGCGCACCGACGCCTGGGCCCGCTGGGGCCGAAGCGCGCGGGCGAAACGGCTGCTGGGGGAGATCCAGGCGGAGATCGCCCGGCGCGGCCCGCTGGGCAGTTCGGACTTCGAGCACGCCCGGGACACCCGCGGCACCTGGTGGGACTGGAAGCCCGCCGCGCACGCGCTGCACTTCCTGTGGCTCTCGGGGAGCCTGCTGGTGCACTCGCGGCGCAACTTCGAGCGGCGCATGGACCTGGCGGCGCGGGTGCTTCCGGAGGCGGCGTCCGAAGCGTGCATGAGCGCGGCCGAGTTTCCCATGTGGCACATCCGGCGCTCGCTTCACGCCATGGGCGCGGCCACCGAAACGGACCTCCGGATGTACATGTCCTTCCCGCGGCTCCCTGCGCCCGCCCGGCGCGCGGCCCTGCGGGCGATGCTCGAGACCGGCGAGGTGATCGAGGTCGGCATCGAACCCGGCCCGGACGCCGCCGCCGCCACACCGCACCCCGGCCGGCGCTCCCCGCCCCTCCGATGGTACCTGCTGGCGGAGGACGTCCCGGCCCTGGAGGCCGCCTCCCGGCGCCGCAGGCCGTCCACCGGAACCACGTTGCTGGCGCCGTTCGACTCCCTGCTGTGGCACCGGGAGCGGGTGCTCCGGTTGTTCGACTTCGACTACCGCGTCGAGATCTACGTCCCGGCGCAAAAGCGCAGGTACGGTTACTATGTCCTCCCGATCCTGCACGACGGCCGGATGATCGGCCGACTCGACGCCAAGAACCACCGTGCGGAACGCCGCCTCGAGGTCCGCAGCCTGCATTTCGAACCCGGGTTCGGTCGGGTACCGGAGGTCGGCCGGGGCGCAGGACGGGCCCGGGCGGGCGCCGCGGACGTGGACCCGGCACTGGCCGGCCTGGCCGGCGCGCTGCACTCGCTGCGGGAATTCCTGGGCGCGGACCGCGTCAGCCTGGGCGCGGCTTGTGCCGGGGCGTGGAGCCCGGCCCTGCGGACGCACCTTCGCGCGGCGCCGACCGGGCCCCGGCCGGATGCCCGTGATCTGCCGGGCGAATGA
- a CDS encoding ABC-F family ATP-binding cassette domain-containing protein codes for MIVFSGVVKQYGRQVLFTDASFQVNPGEKAGLVGPNGCGKSTLFRLIAGEESPDEGSVSVPRKLTIGYFRQEVDEMRGRSVLDEAIAGSGELGDLHHELEALQHDMADPDKADDLDQVLERYGDVQHRYESLGGYAIEAQAREVLHGLGFEDERIDADVGHLSGGWKMRVSMARVLLGKPDVLLMDEPTNHLDIESIVWLERFLKNTRCTLIMTSHDREFMNRVVDHIVEIDGGEVFLYTGDYDFYERERSLREANREAAYARQQAMLAKESRFIERFKAHAAKAAQVQSRVKRLEKIEKIELPRTRKVVAFDFRDPPRSGEDVAMLQGVSKRFGDRELYSGLDFTVRRGERWCVMGKNGAGKTTLLRMVAGALAPDTGGVRLGASVRMGYFAQQSLDLLDFELTVLDQIRKDFPMEPMGALRSLLGAFQFSGDEVEKPIRVLSGGEKSRLVLARMLYDPPNFLVLDEPTNHLDLATKEMLVGALRSFDGTMLFVSHDRAFLRGLANRVLELGGAGTDHSEPLQYPGSYEEYIRRTGHEAPGVHD; via the coding sequence ATGATCGTATTCTCCGGGGTCGTCAAGCAGTACGGCCGGCAGGTCCTGTTCACCGACGCGTCGTTCCAGGTCAATCCCGGCGAGAAGGCCGGCCTGGTGGGCCCCAACGGCTGCGGCAAGAGCACGCTGTTCCGGCTCATCGCGGGGGAGGAGTCGCCGGACGAGGGCTCGGTGTCCGTGCCGCGCAAGCTCACCATCGGCTACTTCCGCCAGGAAGTGGACGAGATGCGCGGCCGAAGCGTGCTCGACGAGGCCATCGCCGGCAGCGGCGAACTGGGCGACCTGCACCACGAGCTCGAGGCGCTGCAGCACGACATGGCCGACCCGGACAAGGCGGACGACCTGGACCAGGTCCTGGAGCGCTACGGGGATGTGCAGCACCGCTACGAGAGCCTGGGCGGTTACGCCATCGAGGCCCAGGCGCGCGAGGTGCTGCACGGGCTGGGGTTCGAGGACGAGCGCATCGACGCCGACGTGGGCCATCTCTCCGGCGGCTGGAAGATGCGCGTGAGCATGGCCCGGGTGCTGCTCGGGAAGCCCGACGTGCTGCTGATGGACGAGCCCACCAATCACCTGGACATCGAGTCCATCGTGTGGCTGGAGCGGTTCCTCAAGAACACCCGCTGCACCCTGATCATGACCTCCCACGACCGCGAGTTCATGAACCGCGTGGTGGACCATATCGTGGAAATCGACGGCGGCGAGGTGTTCCTGTACACCGGCGACTACGACTTCTACGAGCGCGAGCGGTCGCTGCGGGAGGCCAACCGCGAGGCCGCGTACGCCCGCCAGCAGGCGATGCTGGCCAAGGAGAGCCGCTTCATCGAGCGCTTCAAGGCGCACGCGGCCAAGGCGGCGCAGGTGCAAAGCCGCGTGAAGCGGCTGGAGAAGATCGAAAAGATCGAGCTGCCCCGCACCCGCAAGGTGGTGGCGTTCGACTTCCGCGACCCGCCGCGCTCGGGCGAGGACGTGGCGATGCTCCAGGGCGTGTCCAAGCGTTTCGGGGACCGGGAGCTCTATTCCGGACTGGACTTCACGGTGCGGCGCGGGGAGCGCTGGTGCGTGATGGGCAAGAACGGCGCGGGCAAGACCACGCTCCTCCGCATGGTGGCGGGCGCCCTGGCGCCGGACACAGGCGGCGTGCGCCTGGGCGCCAGCGTGCGCATGGGCTACTTCGCGCAGCAGTCCCTGGACCTGCTGGACTTCGAGCTCACGGTGCTGGATCAGATCCGGAAGGACTTCCCCATGGAGCCGATGGGCGCGCTGCGCAGCCTGCTGGGCGCGTTCCAGTTCTCGGGCGACGAGGTGGAGAAGCCCATCCGGGTGCTCTCCGGCGGCGAGAAATCCCGCCTGGTGCTGGCGCGCATGCTCTACGATCCTCCCAACTTCCTGGTGCTGGACGAGCCCACCAACCACCTGGACCTGGCCACCAAGGAGATGCTGGTGGGCGCCCTGCGCTCGTTCGACGGGACGATGCTGTTCGTGTCCCACGACCGTGCGTTCCTGCGCGGCCTGGCCAATCGCGTGCTGGAGCTGGGCGGGGCGGGCACCGATCACTCGGAGCCGCTGCAGTACCCGGGCTCCTACGAGGAGTACATCCGTCGCACCGGGCACGAGGCGCCCGGCGTGCACGACTGA
- a CDS encoding MFS transporter — protein MTRRAPHPVVYLFLVLPFGVMGGYVTVSLGYLLSKAGVPVPAIAALVAASYIPHTWKFAWAPLVDTTLSRRTWYLLSSVVSAAGILLTGLLPIRAASIPMLTMVVVISNVAVTFLGMATNSLMAYATPEDQKGRAGGWFQAGNLGGTGLGGGAGLWMAQNLPAPWIAGAVLAGACLLCAIPVFFMHEAHSPHREGGLLKSLRNVGSDLWNVTTSRAGFLALFLCFLPIGSGAASNLWAAVAGDWHASAAAVGMVNGLLSGGLSAVGCIAGGWVCDRMDRKTSYIAYGALQAACAVAMALAPRTETTYVVFVSLYAFITGLTYAGFTAVVLEAIGMGAAATKYNVYASLSNFPIYYMTLLDGKAHSLWGPGGMLNTEATVGVLGLALFVGVVAILRALRPRGAPIPVEVRLPEDEPRT, from the coding sequence ATGACCCGGCGCGCGCCCCACCCCGTCGTCTACCTGTTCCTCGTGCTGCCATTCGGGGTGATGGGCGGCTATGTCACGGTGTCCCTCGGCTACCTGCTCTCGAAGGCCGGGGTCCCCGTGCCCGCGATCGCCGCCCTGGTGGCGGCCAGCTACATTCCGCACACGTGGAAGTTCGCGTGGGCCCCGCTGGTGGACACCACGCTGTCGCGGCGCACCTGGTACCTGCTCTCCAGCGTGGTCAGCGCCGCCGGCATCCTGCTCACCGGCCTCCTGCCCATCCGGGCGGCGAGCATCCCGATGCTCACCATGGTGGTGGTGATCTCCAACGTGGCGGTCACCTTCCTGGGGATGGCCACCAACAGCCTCATGGCCTACGCCACGCCCGAGGACCAGAAAGGTCGCGCGGGGGGGTGGTTCCAGGCCGGCAACCTGGGCGGGACCGGACTGGGCGGCGGCGCGGGCCTGTGGATGGCGCAGAATCTGCCCGCCCCGTGGATCGCCGGCGCGGTGCTGGCCGGAGCCTGCCTGCTGTGCGCCATCCCGGTGTTCTTCATGCACGAGGCCCACTCGCCGCATCGCGAGGGCGGGCTGCTCAAGTCGTTGCGCAACGTGGGCAGCGATCTCTGGAACGTGACCACCAGCCGGGCCGGATTCCTGGCCCTGTTCCTCTGCTTCCTCCCGATCGGCTCGGGCGCCGCCTCCAACCTGTGGGCCGCGGTGGCGGGGGACTGGCACGCGTCGGCGGCCGCCGTGGGGATGGTGAACGGCCTGCTCAGCGGCGGGCTCTCGGCGGTGGGTTGCATCGCCGGCGGCTGGGTCTGTGACCGGATGGATCGCAAGACTTCCTACATCGCCTACGGCGCGCTGCAGGCCGCCTGCGCTGTGGCCATGGCCCTCGCGCCACGCACCGAGACCACCTACGTCGTGTTCGTCTCGCTGTACGCGTTCATCACCGGGCTCACGTACGCGGGCTTCACCGCGGTGGTGCTGGAGGCCATCGGCATGGGCGCGGCGGCCACCAAGTACAACGTGTACGCCTCGCTCTCGAACTTCCCCATCTACTACATGACCCTGCTGGACGGAAAGGCGCACAGCCTGTGGGGCCCCGGCGGGATGCTGAACACCGAGGCAACCGTGGGGGTGCTGGGACTGGCGCTGTTCGTCGGCGTGGTGGCGATCCTCAGGGCGCTGCGGCCGCGCGGCGCGCCGATCCCGGTGGAGGTCCGGCTTCCGGAGGACGAGCCCCGCACATGA
- a CDS encoding M3 family metallopeptidase has product MRRWIVVVALFLAAASSGAQSPATAADTPPPSTTAGAQSPAATPDPANPMLMEWNTPFAVPPFDRIKPEHFLPAFQEAIARHNREVDAIAKTPVPASFANTVEALDGSGELLTRVGQVFGQLSSAETNDALQAISRQTAPMLAAHQDDITLSETLFRRVRAVWDAREKLSLEPDQKTLLDRTWKRFVRGGALLDAKAKERLRAINSELAALSVKFSDNLLKETNAYRLVVDNRADLSGLPDRVTAGAADAAKNAGLEGKWLFTLHSPSLWPFLQYADNRELRRRMFTAYTTRADHGDATDNKTVLARIASLRTERAQLLGYKTYADFALDETMAKSPARVYELLDKLWPRAKKVAAREAETLQAAIRADGKDFKLEPWDWFYYTEKVRQTRYSLDEQELRPYFQVDRVREGVFHVANRLYGITITPLPNMPVYNPEVSAYEVKDADGSHLAVFYADYHPRPGKRGGAWSGGYRGTWVKDGKSIRPVVVNVCNFSRPAGDAPALLSLEETETMFHEFGHALHAMLSRVRYRGVAQVQRDFGEVPSSIMENWALEPEVLKAYAKHYQTGEVIPQALVDKVRQSKKFNQGFASTEYLAACLLDMDWHTLAAPREPDARTFEDSSMRKIGMPAEIVSRYRSPYFAHIFSGGYASGYYNYIWSEVLDADAFHAFKEKGIFDPATARSFRQNVLERGGSEDAMTLYKRFRGREPVIEPLLERRGLDAAGSSAP; this is encoded by the coding sequence AGCCGGAGCACTTCCTGCCGGCGTTTCAGGAGGCCATCGCGCGGCACAACCGCGAGGTGGACGCGATCGCGAAGACCCCCGTGCCGGCCAGCTTCGCCAACACCGTGGAGGCCCTCGACGGTTCGGGTGAGCTGCTCACGCGGGTGGGCCAGGTGTTTGGCCAGCTGTCCTCCGCGGAGACCAACGACGCCCTGCAGGCGATCTCCAGGCAGACTGCTCCGATGCTCGCGGCCCACCAGGATGACATCACCCTCAGCGAGACCTTGTTTCGGCGTGTGAGGGCCGTGTGGGACGCGCGCGAGAAACTGAGCCTCGAGCCGGACCAGAAGACGCTGCTGGACAGGACCTGGAAGCGCTTCGTGCGCGGCGGCGCGCTGCTCGACGCCAAGGCCAAGGAGCGCCTGCGCGCCATCAACTCCGAGCTGGCGGCGCTCTCGGTGAAGTTCTCCGACAACCTCCTGAAGGAAACCAACGCCTACCGGCTGGTCGTGGACAACAGGGCGGATCTCTCCGGTCTGCCGGACCGGGTGACCGCGGGGGCGGCGGACGCGGCGAAGAACGCCGGCCTGGAAGGGAAGTGGCTTTTCACCCTCCATTCCCCCAGCCTGTGGCCCTTCCTGCAATACGCGGACAACCGGGAGTTGCGCCGGCGGATGTTCACCGCCTACACCACCCGCGCCGACCACGGCGACGCGACCGACAACAAGACGGTGCTGGCACGCATCGCCTCGCTGCGTACCGAGCGCGCGCAGCTGCTGGGGTACAAGACGTACGCCGACTTCGCGCTGGACGAGACCATGGCCAAGAGCCCCGCGCGGGTCTACGAGCTGCTGGACAAGCTGTGGCCCAGGGCCAAGAAGGTGGCCGCACGCGAGGCCGAGACGCTGCAGGCCGCGATCCGCGCCGACGGGAAGGACTTCAAGCTCGAGCCGTGGGACTGGTTCTACTACACCGAGAAGGTGCGCCAGACCCGCTATTCGTTGGACGAGCAGGAGCTGCGGCCCTATTTCCAGGTGGACCGGGTGCGCGAGGGGGTGTTCCACGTCGCCAACCGGCTCTACGGGATCACCATCACGCCCCTGCCGAACATGCCGGTGTACAACCCGGAGGTCAGCGCCTACGAGGTGAAGGACGCCGACGGCTCCCATCTCGCCGTCTTCTACGCCGACTATCACCCCCGGCCGGGCAAGCGCGGCGGAGCGTGGTCCGGGGGCTACCGCGGCACCTGGGTCAAGGACGGCAAGTCCATCCGCCCGGTGGTGGTGAACGTGTGCAACTTCTCCCGGCCCGCGGGCGACGCCCCGGCACTCCTGTCGCTCGAGGAGACCGAGACGATGTTCCACGAGTTCGGCCACGCCCTGCACGCCATGCTCTCGCGCGTGCGCTACCGCGGCGTGGCGCAGGTGCAGCGCGACTTCGGCGAGGTGCCATCCTCGATCATGGAGAACTGGGCGCTGGAGCCCGAGGTGCTCAAGGCCTACGCGAAGCACTACCAGACCGGCGAGGTGATCCCGCAGGCGCTGGTGGACAAGGTCCGCCAGTCCAAGAAATTCAACCAGGGCTTCGCCAGCACCGAGTACCTGGCGGCGTGCCTGCTGGACATGGACTGGCACACGCTGGCCGCGCCGCGCGAGCCGGACGCGCGGACCTTCGAGGACTCCTCGATGCGCAAGATCGGGATGCCGGCGGAGATCGTCTCCCGCTACCGCAGCCCGTACTTCGCGCACATCTTCTCCGGGGGCTACGCCTCCGGCTACTACAACTACATCTGGAGCGAGGTGCTGGACGCCGACGCGTTCCACGCCTTCAAGGAGAAGGGCATCTTCGACCCCGCCACCGCCCGTTCCTTCCGCCAGAACGTGCTGGAGCGCGGCGGGAGCGAGGACGCCATGACGCTGTACAAGCGTTTCCGCGGCCGCGAGCCGGTGATCGAGCCGCTGCTCGAGCGCCGCGGCCTGGACGCAGCCGGCAGCAGCGCCCCCTAG